In Nitrobacteraceae bacterium AZCC 1564, the following proteins share a genomic window:
- a CDS encoding fatty-acyl-CoA synthase (product_source=KO:K00666; cath_funfam=2.30.38.10,3.30.300.30,3.40.50.980; cog=COG0318; ko=KO:K00666; pfam=PF00501,PF13193; superfamily=56801) — MELPLTPLDFARRARKLYGDREAVVDGGLRLTYTEFFERCDRWSAALQELGVRRGDRVAIISPNTHAMLECCYAVPQIGAVMVPINYRLTADDFAYLIQHSGARVVCAHADYLQAIDGIRAQLPDVTHLVALEGSQAGWLEYESLLSMAKTSFEQPEIAESDLISINYTSGTTSRPKGVMITHRNAWVNSVGTLVHHPMISEDRYLWTPPMFHANGWTFVWTVTAVGATHVCLRKVDAVAAYDLINGESISMLCAAPTVLIALANGPEAQRRRVRRGLRVLTAGAPPAAATIQRIEGELGWWITQVYGLTETAPFIGICEARPQDKYLTSEALARHKARQGVELITSGELKVVDARGKEVAHDGETLGEIVAKGNVVMQGYYKDAAATEEAFRDGWFHSGDAAVVHPDGYVEIRDRYKDVIISGGENVSSIEIEGVLLHHPAVLEAAVVGVPHEKWGETPKAFVVPQPDANLGETELREYCRSCLAGFKVPHEFALVTELPKNAAGKIQKFVLRTGASAISAQ, encoded by the coding sequence ATGGAACTTCCGCTGACGCCACTAGATTTCGCCCGACGTGCGCGCAAGTTGTATGGAGATCGGGAGGCCGTCGTAGATGGTGGATTGCGCCTGACGTACACGGAGTTCTTCGAGCGTTGCGACCGTTGGTCGGCTGCGCTGCAGGAGTTGGGGGTGCGGCGGGGTGATCGCGTGGCGATCATCTCACCGAATACGCATGCGATGCTCGAATGTTGCTACGCCGTGCCCCAGATCGGCGCTGTGATGGTGCCGATCAATTACCGTCTGACGGCAGATGATTTTGCCTATTTGATCCAGCATAGCGGCGCTCGTGTCGTCTGCGCGCACGCCGACTATCTTCAGGCTATCGACGGCATCCGCGCTCAACTGCCCGACGTTACCCACCTCGTTGCCCTGGAGGGCTCGCAGGCCGGTTGGCTCGAATATGAGTCGTTGTTGTCCATGGCGAAGACCTCGTTCGAGCAGCCGGAGATTGCGGAGAGCGACCTCATCAGCATCAACTACACCAGCGGCACCACATCGCGCCCCAAAGGTGTGATGATCACGCATCGCAACGCATGGGTAAATTCGGTGGGTACGCTCGTTCATCATCCGATGATTTCGGAGGATCGATACCTTTGGACGCCGCCGATGTTTCATGCCAACGGTTGGACGTTCGTGTGGACCGTCACTGCTGTTGGCGCCACGCATGTCTGTTTGCGCAAGGTAGATGCAGTAGCCGCATACGATCTCATCAATGGTGAAAGCATCAGCATGCTGTGCGCGGCGCCGACCGTGCTGATCGCGCTGGCCAATGGCCCGGAAGCGCAGCGGCGTCGCGTTCGCCGCGGCCTGCGGGTACTGACGGCGGGTGCACCGCCGGCAGCGGCCACCATTCAGCGCATTGAAGGCGAGTTGGGTTGGTGGATCACGCAGGTTTATGGTCTGACAGAAACGGCGCCCTTCATCGGCATTTGCGAGGCGCGACCTCAAGACAAATATCTAACCTCCGAAGCGCTCGCTCGTCATAAAGCGCGTCAGGGTGTGGAATTGATCACATCAGGCGAGTTGAAAGTTGTCGATGCGAGGGGGAAGGAAGTCGCACATGACGGAGAGACGCTGGGAGAGATCGTCGCCAAGGGCAACGTCGTGATGCAGGGTTATTACAAAGATGCCGCGGCGACCGAGGAAGCATTCCGCGATGGCTGGTTTCACTCCGGGGATGCGGCGGTCGTGCATCCGGACGGTTACGTCGAGATTCGCGACCGTTACAAGGACGTGATTATCAGCGGCGGTGAGAATGTTTCCTCGATCGAAATCGAAGGCGTGCTACTGCACCATCCCGCCGTGCTCGAAGCCGCGGTTGTCGGCGTGCCCCACGAGAAGTGGGGCGAAACTCCGAAGGCGTTCGTCGTGCCGCAACCGGATGCCAACCTCGGGGAGACCGAGCTGCGCGAATACTGTCGCAGTTGTCTTGCGGGCTTCAAGGTGCCGCACGAATTTGCGCTCGTCACAGAACTGCCCAAGAACGCGGCCGGAAAGATCCAGAAGTTCGTGCTTCGCACGGGGGCCAGCGCGATCAGTGCTCAGTAG